The Sulfurimonas sp. genome includes the window AAATACTCCACTAGATATTAAATTTGTAGTGTTATGGATTTAAATATTTTTCTAATTTTTGTATGTAAAAAGAGCACGAAGCTTGCCCTTGGGGTACAGCCATTTATAAATTAACCTTTGTTTACTCCTGATATACCATACTTTCAAGCACTTTTTAGACCCCCGTATCTTTCATTAAGCCTATAAATATTATTATGGATTATCTCTACTCTTAAAGTAGAACTAGGTACTTTTAACTTTTCTATTTCTTTCAACACAAGACTATTATAACAAAAAAAAAGTATTTTTCTCTAAGATACTTCTTCAAAGATAGCATCAAGTAAGCTATCAACAAATTCATACTTGTCAAATGGAACTAGGTCTTCAGGTTGTTCTCCTGTCCCTACATAAAGGATAGGAAGTTCAAGTGCATAAGCAATTGAAAAAACTGAACCACCTTTAGCAGTTCCATCTAACTTTGTTATGATGATTCCATCTATGCCTATCATCTCATTAAAAGCTTTAGCTTGAGCAATAGTTGAGTTTCCTTGAGTTCCATCTATGACTAAAACTGTTCTATGTGGGGAAGCAATATGAGCTTTATTACAGATACGCTTTATTTTTTTGAGTTCATTTGAAAGGTTTGCTTGAGTATGAAGTCTTCCCGCTGTATCTATTATGACATTGTCAAAACCTTTTGATTTTGCAGAGTCAATAGTATCATAGGCAACGGCTGATGAATCATGTCCTTGAGAGGATGATACTATAGGAATATCTAATTTTTTTGACCAAAGTGTTAGTTGTTCTATGGCCGCAGCACGAAAAGTATCCCCTGCACCTAAGATAACTTTTTTGCCTTCATTTTTATATCTTTGAGCTAACTTGGAAATAGTTGTTGTTTTTCCTGCTCCATTTACTCCAACTATAAGTTCTACAAAAGGTGATGTATATTCTGGCTCCTTGTAAGTTGTGTATGCCAAGGTTGCTAAAAGTTTTGAGCGTAAAACATCTCTAGTTATTTTACTCTGATATGTTTGCTCAATAATTATTTCAACTAAGTCATACTCAACATCAGCTTCTAGTAAAATATCTTCAAGTTCATCTTTTGTAAAAAAAACTTTCTTTTTAGGAGCAACACTTTTTATAGCCTCAGCTGTTTTAGATAATGACTCTTTTATAAAACCAAACATAATTTTACCTACTTTTCTAAGGCTAGTTTTATATCATTTTCTATAAGTTCTTCTTCTATTGTACCAATGTAATGATTTATATATTTTCCATCTTTATAAAGTGCCATAATAGGTATAGGATATCTCTCTCCAAGTTTTAACTCATTTACAATAGTATCAGCTAAACGGCGATTTTGATCAGAATTTACAAGAGTATAAGTTGCATCATATTTTTGTCTGAAATCCTGAAGTTTAGAATCAATAATTTTATCTTCAATGCTTATACCAATGATAATTAAATCATCTTTGTATTTTTTTTGTAATGAGCTAAGATGAGTTGCTGCTCCACGACATGGAGGACACCAAGTTGCAAAAATATCAAAAATAATAACTTTTCCTTGGGCTCCTTTTAATACGA containing:
- the ftsY gene encoding signal recognition particle-docking protein FtsY; this translates as MFGFIKESLSKTAEAIKSVAPKKKVFFTKDELEDILLEADVEYDLVEIIIEQTYQSKITRDVLRSKLLATLAYTTYKEPEYTSPFVELIVGVNGAGKTTTISKLAQRYKNEGKKVILGAGDTFRAAAIEQLTLWSKKLDIPIVSSSQGHDSSAVAYDTIDSAKSKGFDNVIIDTAGRLHTQANLSNELKKIKRICNKAHIASPHRTVLVIDGTQGNSTIAQAKAFNEMIGIDGIIITKLDGTAKGGSVFSIAYALELPILYVGTGEQPEDLVPFDKYEFVDSLLDAIFEEVS
- a CDS encoding TlpA disulfide reductase family protein produces the protein MFKKLTLSLILASTLLFLGCSDNDTTKDANSMVSANEYILTSLDKKQYIVKKEGSGFVLKGAQGKVIIFDIFATWCPPCRGAATHLSSLQKKYKDDLIIIGISIEDKIIDSKLQDFRQKYDATYTLVNSDQNRRLADTIVNELKLGERYPIPIMALYKDGKYINHYIGTIEEELIENDIKLALEK